One window of Phycodurus eques isolate BA_2022a chromosome 17, UOR_Pequ_1.1, whole genome shotgun sequence genomic DNA carries:
- the tbl2 gene encoding transducin beta-like protein 2, giving the protein MEVVALVTLTLFLGGLVAFVAFALGKRKEELREEAEQTSECAAEGSTAKGPAAKKHKQEKQQRGRKNKSSQHTFSHSLLASSLKGHNGNVTCLDFSSNGKYLASCADDRTVRIWSTKDFLDREHKCQRANVELDHATLVRFSPDSRMFITWLAHGDTIRVFKMSKKGDATMSFKSAAKDFPVKHKGSIINIGIADTGRFIMSASNDTNINIWDLKGEILASINTNQMTNSYVAVSPCGRFVASCGFTPDVKVWEVCFSKTGEFKEVARAFELKGHSAGVHAFAFSNDSHKMVTVSKDGTWKLWNTNVEYKKQQDPYLLKTVPCSSSDGSLAALSPDGRVVAISDGCNVALYNASSGELEEQLLGVHSFEVTDLRFDVAGRFLACSGDKAIRVFHNAPGYRAVIRDMQDMLKKAQNEGMKQRLQQQISDAQKALHAATLAAPVQ; this is encoded by the exons ATGGAGGTGGTCGCTTTGGTCACGTTGACTTTGTTTTTGGGAGGCCTGGTGGCTTTCGTCGCGTTCGCCTTGGGGAAAAGGAAAGAAGAACTACGAGAGGAGGCCGAGCAGACGAGCGAGTGCGCCG CTGAAGGCAGCACAGCAAAGGGTCCCGCGGCCAAGAAACACAAGCAGGAGAAGCAGCAGCGTGGCCGTAAAAATAAATCTTCACAACACACCTTCAGCCATTCTCTGTTGGCCTCTTCGCTTAAG GGCCACAACGGGAATGTGACGTGCCTGGATTTCAGCAGCAATGGTAAGTACTTGGCATCTTGTGCTGATGACCGCACCGTGCGAATATGGAGCACCAAAGACTTCCTCGACCGGGAGCACAAGTGTCAGAGGGCCAACGTGGAGCTGGACCATGCAACCCTGGTGCGCTTCAGCCCGGACTCCAG GATGTTTATCACCTGGCTGGCTCACGGGGATACGATCCGTGTCttcaaaatgagtaaaaaagGCGACGCCACTATGAGCTTCAAATCGGCTGCCAAAGACTTCCCGGTCAAACACAAGGGCAGCATCATCAACATCGGCATTGCAGATACCG GCAGGTTCATCATGAGCGCCTCCAATGACACCAACATCAACATTTGGGATCTGAAAGGCGAAATACTGGCATCTATCAACACTAACCAGATGACTAATTCTTACGTTGCCGTCTCCCCATGTGGCAG GTTTGTGGCATCCTGCGGCTTCACCCCAGACGTCAAGGTGTGGGAGGTGTGCTTCTCAAAGACGGGCGAGTTCAAGGAGGTGGCACGAGCCTTTGAGCTGAAAGGCCACTCCGCGGGAGTGCACGCGTTTGCCTTTTCTAACGACTCTCACaa AATGGTGACCGTGTCCAAAGATGGCACGTGGAAGTTGTGGAACACGAACGTAGAGTACAAAAAGCAGCAGGATCCCTACCTGCTCAAGACCGTCCCCTGCTCATCGTCCGACGGCAGCCTGGCGGCGCTGTCGCCCGACGGCCGAGTGGTGGCCATCAGTGACGGCTGCAACGTGGCCTTGTACAACGCCTCCAGCGGCGAGCTCGAAGAGCAGCTGCTCGGCGTGCACAGCTTCGAGGTCACGGACCTCCGCTTCGACGTCGCCGGGCGCTTTTTGGCGTGCAGTGGCGACAAGGCCATCCGTGTGTTTCACAATGCCCCTGGCTACCGGGCGGTCATTAGGGACATGCAGGACATGCTGAAGAAGGCGCAGAATGAGGGCATGAAGCAGAGGCTGCAGCAGCAAATCAGCGATGCCCAGAAGGCCCTGCACGCTGCCACGCTGGCCGCTCCCGTCCAGTGA